The genomic interval GCGTCGGCCTTGCCGCCAAAGACCGAGAACCCAGAGAGCATTGCGATTGGCGTTTACGCGACGCTCATCGGCGCGCTGCAGCTCGCGCGCGCTGCGAAAGGCTCGCCGCTGTCGGACCGCATCTTGGCTGCTGGCGCCGATGCGGCGCGGGCGCTGATCGGATCGCCTCAGTCCGATGGAGGTGCGTCGTCACCGCCGCGGGCGCGAGCCAAGCGCGCGGCGAAGCGCCGTCCCAACTAGGCCGCGCCACTACGCTGGAGCACTCCTCAAATGACGCAGAACATCGAACTCTTTTACGACTTCCGCAGTCCCTACAGCTATCTGGCGTTCACGCAGTTGCGCGAGATGGACATCGACATCGCGCTCCGGCCGATGAGCATCCTCAAAGTCATGGAAAAGGTCGGCAACGTGCCGACCACGATCACCTGCGCCGCCAAGGGCCGCTACGCGCGCGCGGACCTGGCGCGCTGGGCGCGCCGGTACGGGCTTGCGCTAAACCCATCGAACATGCGCGACAATGACGGCGACGCCTGCTCGCGTGCGGTACTGGCGGCGGCTTCGCCCGCTGATGCGGCCGCGATCACGCTGGCGCTCTATCGCGCCGGCTGGAGCGAGAAGAAGACGCTCGCGACGACGGACGACATCGTTGCAGCGATCGCAGCATCGGGCCTCGATCCGACCCTGATCGCCGCGCGGATCAACGCCCCCGACGTGATCGCGCAACTCGACGCCAACACCGACGAAGCGGCCGAGCGCGGCGTGTTCGGCTCGCCCACAATCTTTGTCGGCGACGCAATGTTCTTCGGCAACGACCGGCTCGATTTCGTGCGCGAGGAACTCGCAGGCCTGGAGAAGGCATCATGACCAACAAGAGCAAGCCTCTCGCCCTCGTCACCGGCGTCGGTCCGGGCACCGGCGCAGCCGTCGCGCGCCGCTTCGCCCAAGGCGGCTACCGCGTGGCGATGTTGGCTCGCGATGCGGAACGGTTGGCCGCACTGGAGAAGGAGATACCGGATTCGATCGCCGTGCCGTGCGACGTTGCCGACGCGGCTGCGCTGGAGCGCGCGATTGCGGCGGTCGGCGATCCTAAAGTGGTCGTCCACAACGCCGTGGGCGGCGCGTTCGGCACGTACATGCAGATCGAGCCCGACGTGCTCCAGCGCAATTTTGAGATCAACACGATGGCGCTGCTCCACCTCGCGCGGCTGACGACGCCAGCGATGATCGCAGCGGGCGAAGGCGCGCTGATCGTCACCGGAAACACTTCGGCCCAACGTGGGCGCGCCGCTTTCGCGGGATTTGCGCCGACAAAGGCCGCACAGCGAATCCTCGCGGAATCGCTCGCGCGCGACCTGGGACCGAAGGGCGTGCACGTCGCCTATCTCGTCATCGACGCTGTGATCGACGTGCCATGGCAGCGCCAGCGCCTGCCCGACGCGGCGGACGATTTTTTCATTTCACCCGCCTCTATCGCGGCTGAAGTCCATCATCTCGCGCATCAGCCGCGCGACGCCTGGTCGTTCCTCGCCGAGGTCCGCCCTTTCCACGAACAGTGGTGAGCGCGATGGCCGACCACGCCGAAGGCGCGCTCGACGGCTTGCAACAGCTGCATGCGATGCTCGCGGGCAATCACCGGGCGCCGATGGGCGAGAAGCTTGGCTTCAAACTCGTAAAGGTCGAGCGCGGCCGTGTGGAGTTCGAAGGCGCACCCGACCGCAGCGTCTACAATCCGCTGGGGTCGGTCCACGGCGGCTATGCAGCGACGTTGCTCGACAGCGCGTGCGGCATAGCAGTGCATTCAGAGCTTGAGGCCAATCGCGGACACACCACGCTGGAACTCAAGGTTTCATACTTGCGTGGCCTCAGCGAGCGCAGCGGGACGGTGCGCGCGACGGGTCGCGCCGTTTCGGTCGGGCGCCGCGTGGCGTTCGCGGAAGCCACGCTTCACGACGGCGAGGGACGGTTGTGCGCGACCGCCACATCGACACTGCTCGTATTCGAGATCGAACCCAGCTCGAGCGGAAAGAAAATTCCATGAAGGCGTTCATCCTCGATCGCTATGGGAGCGCGCTGCGCTTTGGCGATATGCCGGAGCCTG from Terricaulis silvestris carries:
- a CDS encoding 2-hydroxychromene-2-carboxylate isomerase, with the translated sequence MTQNIELFYDFRSPYSYLAFTQLREMDIDIALRPMSILKVMEKVGNVPTTITCAAKGRYARADLARWARRYGLALNPSNMRDNDGDACSRAVLAAASPADAAAITLALYRAGWSEKKTLATTDDIVAAIAASGLDPTLIAARINAPDVIAQLDANTDEAAERGVFGSPTIFVGDAMFFGNDRLDFVREELAGLEKAS
- a CDS encoding SDR family NAD(P)-dependent oxidoreductase; protein product: MTNKSKPLALVTGVGPGTGAAVARRFAQGGYRVAMLARDAERLAALEKEIPDSIAVPCDVADAAALERAIAAVGDPKVVVHNAVGGAFGTYMQIEPDVLQRNFEINTMALLHLARLTTPAMIAAGEGALIVTGNTSAQRGRAAFAGFAPTKAAQRILAESLARDLGPKGVHVAYLVIDAVIDVPWQRQRLPDAADDFFISPASIAAEVHHLAHQPRDAWSFLAEVRPFHEQW
- a CDS encoding PaaI family thioesterase; amino-acid sequence: MADHAEGALDGLQQLHAMLAGNHRAPMGEKLGFKLVKVERGRVEFEGAPDRSVYNPLGSVHGGYAATLLDSACGIAVHSELEANRGHTTLELKVSYLRGLSERSGTVRATGRAVSVGRRVAFAEATLHDGEGRLCATATSTLLVFEIEPSSSGKKIP